Within the Halanaerobiales bacterium genome, the region CAATTCCGGTAGCACCAGGAGTAGGTGCAAAATACATGAAAAAGAGAACAACTAGCTGGCTCAAAACTACCGGCCAGTAAGCAGGATCATAACCCATTCCCATCATTAAAAGTACTGTAAATGATAGTTCAGCCAGTAAAAATAGCATGGCAAAAAATAGGGAAAAGAAAACATATAATTTTTTACCTTTAAAAAAGGAACTTAAACTTTTTCCAAAAATATTTATTTCCTTAAAAAGAAATCTACTTGTGTTTTTGAATTTTTGATGTGATAATAAATTTTTATGTCTTAAAAA harbors:
- a CDS encoding lysylphosphatidylglycerol synthase domain-containing protein, whose amino-acid sequence is FLRHKNLLSHQKFKNTSRFLFKEINIFGKSLSSFFKGKKLYVFFSLFFAMLFLLAELSFTVLLMMGMGYDPAYWPVVLSQLVVLFFMYFAPTPGATGIAEGGFSLIFANYVLKADMFPLIFNWRFFTKYIGIIIGVVIFIIAFFGKKDTSL